tctttttttctgtgcagcaaTACAGTAATATATCCAGAGAGTTGGTTAACTTACTATGGCCATTGTTGGGCAGAAAGTAACACATTAGTTGTTTTAAGGCTTTTGCCTGAATAGCAACCTTAggtgaaacaaaattaattttatctgtcctctttcccctccctggtTCACTTGTGTCAGGTTGTAAATCATCTGGGACAGAGGCACTTTAATATTCAGTGCAGTATGAATTGGGCATTTTCATGATAATAGTCAAGGGCTGGGTGTCATCAGGGTAATAATAGTGCTAACTGTGTGTTGAGGGGGGAAGAAACTGTTTTGAGGAAACCAGGGTACTAAGAGAAAGAGCTGGCTGAGAAATTTGTGTTTAGAGAAGTGATACGAGAAGTGACCTGATTTGAACGTAGCCCTTGTGGGAAATGGAAGTCAGTGATTACCTACAGCTTGTGAGGCTGAGCCAAGAGGGCAGTAGTAAACTTAAACCCCCGCAAGTATTACGGGAATAGTAAGTGTCTTGAAGGGGAGATATTCAGAGTTGATTCTTCTCAGTTAAATGAGTTAAAGAGCTGTGAGGGAAGTGTTAAACTGGACACAGGAGGCAGATGAGTGCAAAGATTGGGAAGGGCTGTTTAGAAGTGCAGTTACTTATGGGGGAGGAGGAAGTAGCATATGGGGTGGAAAATGAGGAGACCAAGGATGCATCTGAATGGATCCCACAAACAACGTAAGAAAGGTATATTAAATGTATGCCAGCTTCTGCTGTtggcaaatacattttctgattCTTCGTGTCTGTTGGCAGCATTGATTTACTCTTTATTGAATGTATGTCTAATAGTTAGTTGGTTTGGTCTGTTTGTTGTCTCATCGCCTTTCCTGTGAAGACTAATTACTCATTAGGGGTGTGCTGAGAAAGCTGTTCTGTGTTTTCCCCATAATTAATACTTGAAATGACTTTGGCATGTTGGTGAAttgacacacacaaaaaaagtatttaccCAATAACTTTCTTCTCACGTGTAAGCAGAGTGGTGCTATATGGTTGGGTTTTGTGGCCTGGTGGTCTCTTTAGAGACGCGATCTCTTCTGTCAGGTGCCTGCCTTAGCAGGTATTACAGATTACTTTTGCTAAGCAGGAAGCCCCATTGAAAGGATGACGCTTTGCTTTCGCTTCTTGCAAATCGAATGTTGAAGAACAGGTTTTCTTTAGGAAATAGAAAAGTTGGGGTGTGGTCTGAGAGCAGATTCATTAGGACTCAATCCTAGGCCAGAGAGAGCAAGTAATGGcacagaaataaacagagaTGACACCTCTTTCTGATACTGGAAGGTTATTCATGTCCTCTAATAGTGTGATCCCATTGgttaaatatttggaaagtaTTGAAGAACTGTGGGTATAGTATAGCCCTTCCTCTTATACACCAGTTTCCTGGAGATGATATCCTTCTCTTAGCTAATCCTTGGATTAGAGGTCGCAAAGCATACCAGTAATGTCAGAATGTCAGAAGAGTCAGTTGCGCAAAAATGTATCTGTAGGTTTTGTGCTATGTGAGGGGCAGTACCGACTGAGATACTAATGTAGTCTTACCTGCTTATTAGTAAATGTTTCGAGTGGAAGATAGTCTTCTGTAAAGCAGTAGCTGTGGTTGTCAGAAATCTGCACTGGGTAATACAGCCCAATAATTAGGGAACGGTGGCTTTAGTGACACTTTAGTTTTGAAATAGTCCATGTTGGTGTTGTATTTTACTTGGGAGAAGGGAAATAGTTTTTATGTTATTCCTCTAACTTTCTGGAATATCTTTATTTAActaaaaaatagaaagaaatggtcacttcttttttttattttaaagttgctGTACCACCTGGTATGCCCTCTCAGTGAGCAAAGGGGACTTTTAGCTATTTTTGAGCAAGCTAGAAGCAAAGTAGTTGCATAATAAACTACGCTGTTGACTTTGCAAATAACATGGAGCTTGGTTCCTCTTAATCATCTTTAGCTATTAATAAACTAATTTCATTGAAAATGCTGGGATCTTTTTATTGTGAATTAGGTAAATTCTTACTGTAATTACTGCACAGTCTAACCTCCTGGTTTTGTTCAGGACAGCCTGGCATTATCATTATGGATCGCTCTCGGCACCATGCAGGGAATGGCAATGAGCAGGCATCTTCACGAGAGCGTAGTCGTGGTGAAGATGAGAGACAACGACAGCTGGAGCGCCTCAGCAGGGAGGAGGCCTATTACCAGTTCATTAATGAACTCAATGAAGAAGACTACAGGTTAATGAGGGACCGCAACCTGCTTGGCACTCCTGGTAAGACGTGGATACCTTCAGTAGAAAAGATGTAATGTGAGGTAACGCTCGTGCTGTCAGGCATCATTTGTGGTTGTATGACTCAAGTAGCCTGACGTCTGTGGTtttgtagaaaggaaaaaaccttctGTTTCCCTTCAAAATTTATGACATTCAATAGAAATTAACAACTTAAGTAGATACTAaagttacaataaaaatataactctTTGAAATGCAACACCTCCATATATAGGTAATATCCAAACTCAAATAATTAACATCTGGTACAGTAAAGTGTATCTGTGACAATTTTGGGGGCCTCTGAGTTGTTACTGGAAGTTGGTATGCTCTTGACACAcattcagcatctttttttcctccaccccAGTACCTACTTCCTTTGTTGTCTGTGTACCTGTGTTATTGTCTCACACtagtgctgttttcttttttctttcattgattttaccttatttctgaagattttccttcaagataaaaaatattgttagtTCTGCATGGCTGTGTTGAGCTAATAATAATTTCTCATCTAACGGCATtatcaaaatgtaaattatttcaggggaaataacagcagaagagctgcagcaaCGTTTGTCAGGGGCTAAGGAGCGTCTGGCATCACAGAATGATCTGGATAACAGAGAAGGTGAAGGTAGAACTGTTGGAGGTAACCATTCCTCATTCATATGTATAGATAACCGTAGTACGTGATGCATAAATATTGTTCTGTACAGATATTTAAGAGAAATGCTGATGGATTTCAGTACCAGCCATTTCAGgtcttgttttttaattgtgcCTCTGTGGAATGTTTTGAAAGTAAGAGAGACTTCGTAATGATATGAAAAcaaacttgaaatatttcatgaaaactgATTTATGTCAGCgacaaattactttttcctgttttcctggtTTCCCTTTGCTAGTGAACTTaacagcacaaaaataattttcatcctTCTAATTCTTAAAAGGTTTTATCATGTATTAGAGACGTTGGAACAGAAAATAAGTTAATTGGGAAGCAGTTAACCTCTCCACTCTTTTGTTGTTTCacttccatttgttttaatgGAGTGAGGTTGTATTATGTGCGCTGTCTGTGGTCACTTCCCCAGCAATATTGGCTTAATTGTTTGGCCAATTCTAGTCAGATATAGGAGAGGAACAGGCAACTCTGTAAGGAGAATACCAAAGTTCTTGCAGGTTTCATGAAGGTAGGGAGATGATGGAGTAGGGAGAGCTTAATCTGATCCCTTCAAGGGAAAACCTTTGCTGTGATCATGAGTGTTAGCTTGCTTTATACGCGTAGTTAGCACTAACCACAGCAATTGTATCTGTTCTTGAGCTTGTAGTTGGAGGAGATTTGGGAATGGAGCTGTAAATATTGTAGTAGGGAGAAGAATACAATTGCACAAAAGGAGCAAATTTGTCGAAACCATGCATCATTTTTCTACTACatatagaaaacaatttttaaaaaatgttttccagaagatgtcatacttttttttgctttatgaaaATTAGTTGACTAGAGTACCTTCAAATTGACAGCTTAAGCGAGGTACAGATACTGGACAAATATAACTAACTTTGCACTACCTGAATCTGAACAGTTTCTCAGAAGAGGCCGTCTAAGTATATTCATTTCTCTGTCTATCTGCTGGTGAGACAAATTCTAGGTTGAGCTGATGAgttttgctgatgtttttaCATACAgtatattttcagcaaaattatgTTAGCATAGCAAGGTAGCTGTCCTGCTACTGTAATGTTTCTGaagtcagggagcagcaagcaTAGGGGATTTGGAGTGCATCGTAGTATGCTGAGCGTGCAGTTGTATGAACGTTTGCAATTCTGTGTTTCTCTCAGATTCTGATGTTCTTGGAGAAAACTCAAATGGTGACTCTTTGCTTGAATGGCTGAACACATTTCGTCGCACAGGAAATGCCACTCGCAGCGGACAGAGTGGGAACCAAACCTGGAGAGCTGTGAGTCGAACAAATCCAAACAGTGGGGAGTTTCGATTTAGTCTTGAAATCAACATAAATCATGAGCATAACAGTTTTGAGACTGCTAGTGAGGAGTACGTGGGTATAGATAGTAGCAGAATGTATTTAGACAGAAGACATCAAAGAGCTGTTAGTCCAGTAACCCCACGAACGAGGAGCAGAACTGCAAGAGAGGCAAACAGCGAGGCTTCAGGCACTGCAAGGACCAGGTCCGTAAGAAGTTCCGTGGCACAAAGGTCTGATGTAGCCTCTCAGCCAGTCTCAGGGAGGCTCAGGAGTAGAACGAGGGAGTTGACGGGCCTTTCCCAAACAAATACCACACGTAATAATTCTGTGGCTACTGGTGGGCAAAGAGAAATGTCAGAAAGAGGTACTTCTACAGGAGTCACAAGAGGTAGAGCTAGAACTAATGTTCGGATGAGTACAAACCAAAGACTAGAAATTCTGCGGCTGAGGTCTACTTTAAGTAGTCGAAGCCGCTCTCCACTGCAAAGGCAAGGTGACACTGCTCATTCTGAGGAACatgggcagaggcaggataCAAATGCACAGCACGTCAACAGAAGTAGAAGACAAACTGCTCAGCCTTCCCCACAGCCTGCTGAAGAACAAGCGAGAGGTAACACTCAGACTCCACAGCTTTCCAGTGTAGCCCCATCCTTGGGAATAActttggaagaggaggaatcTAGTAGGCCAGTAGCTGCTGTTAGAAGGCATCCAACAATTACATTAGATCTTCAGGTGAGAAGAATTCGTCCTGGAGAAAACAGAGATCGAGACAGTATTGCCAGTAGAACTCGTTCTAGAGTAGGAATGGCAGAAAACACAGTTACCTTTGAAAGTGACAGCGGGGGATTTCGGCGTACGATATCACGATCAGAACGTGCAGGTATTCGAACCTACGTTAGCACTATACGGATACCTCTTCGTCGGATTTCAGAAACTGGGCTCGGTGAACCTTCATCAGTGGCTCTTCGATCGATCCTTAGACAAATTATGACAGGCTTTGGAGAACTGAGTTCTTTAATGGAAACCGAATCTAATTCGGAAGTGCAAAGAGGTGGTCATCGCTTGCCAGATGTACAGTCAGAGCAGAATAACTCCAGTTCAGCAAACCATAGCAGTGATGCAAGTGAGGTTTCATCTAGAAATGGGCATGCAGTAGAAGGCAGCAGGGAAACAAATGGACAGAGTGATGATATTCAACGCTTTGGTCGCAATACTGAAACCCAGGATAACAGGCAGTCTCAAGATGCGAACAACCTAGTGGAAAATGGAACGCTGCCCATACTTCGACTTGCCCACTTCTTCTTGCTGAATGAAGATGACGACGACGATCGGCTACGAGGTTTAACCAAAGAGCAGATAGACAATCTTTCTACACGGAACTATGGGGATATTCACACTGAAAACGAAATAAGTAAAACGTGTAGTGTTTGCATTAATGAATATGTAACAGGGAATAAGCTAAGGCAGTTACCTTGTATGCATGAGTTTCATATTCACTGTATCGATCGCTGGCTTTCTGAAAACTCCACTTGCCCAATTTGTCGGCAGCCTGTATTGGGGTCCAATGCCACAGACAATGGCTAGAATTATTTATACTGCTCAGTATTCAAGGATTTGCTTCTGCTCTATTTATGATGAGCCAGATGGAATGAATTGACTTACATAGCGGTCCATTTGTGTGGGGAGTTttgttaaatttctttaaaaataataggaaacTTGTCTAAATCTAGCAatgtaaatactatttttttccaagtgcagATCTAGGAGTACACATAGAACCAAATGATACCGGtaaagtttatatttttttaggtAATTTTGTTATGCTAAGCACTTttgtaaatacagaaatgcaataGTTAATCAGTCCTGCTTAATGTatggtttttttaacagtgtaATGGACTCACTTTATTTAGATTACAAATTGTTTCACACGGACCCACCACTGTGTTGAAAAATTAGTGTCTAAATAGCCATTCGTTAGTTTTTTGTTCtaagaacaatttatttttcagagagtCTCTTGCTGGACATGTTTGCTAAAGATATTTAAGTTACTTGAAGTGCTCATTTTAATagacagtatattttttttaacattgaaatATCCTTTCCAAAAACTTGCCAATTTggttctatttaaaaaaaatttatggcAATTTTTGCATGTGATTTTACACAATGCTTAACGCTGATGAGTTCATATTCAAAAGTGGATGGGTTAGTGACATTATAAAATGTACATAATTAAATGCCGTCTTTGACAATCGCTGTCTTTTCAATGCAGACAGCAATCAAATAAATGATAATTCCAAGAGGGCGTGTCTTACTGAACATGATATTTGCTCAAAGAATAAATGAGCACTGAGGAAGCCTTTTTACTCTTCCAAATTACTCAATTGATACTCATGGGTTTTTAACTGCCTTAGTTTAAAGAGGGATATGTTTCCTTGACCATTATATTGTCTACAATATGCATGATTTGTGCATCCTACTCAGAAAAACAACAGTCTTGAAGTGTTTTTTGTACAGAAATTTAAGGTACACATATTATATTAGTCCTTTTAGAACACGTCTGAGGACCAAATGGCAAAAGACactaaaaaggacaaaataagcTTCCCTTAAAGTCCCCAGATTACTGTATAATTAGATATTAAACTTTATACCAATAacttataaagaaataaagttgcAAAGTGCACACAGATGGAGGCTTTGTGTGAATTACTTTTGAGCTATATCCTGTAGATTGGTGAGAAGTTTTACTATTCTTGATGATCAGTCTCAGTTTTCACTTTATTCGTTCCCTGGTTTTCCTCAGCCACGTACTTGGGGTTTCGACAATGTGCGTAGCTGTTACGGTAGACAAAAATGCAAGGCAAAGCACTCTTGGGGCCTCTGGAAGTAAGCTGAGCGTTACAAAGCTCATCTCCTGAGAAATGTGCATCTTGATCCCTAGAGAAAGGCAGAATCGTGCAATATTCTCCCATGTGCCTATTCTTAGCAGTAGGAAGATTACTTCAAGTGAAGAAGTCCTGCTGACTTTCTCTGCTGACAGACGGCCTTGACAGATGCACTCCTGTGCCAGGTGCTTCAGGTAAAACATCTGCGCATAGTATCcttgaagggaaaaaatcctGTGTTAAGCTATTGGATGTCTACTTCAattttgcaagtgaaaaacTTGTGTCAAAAGTTCCACAaaa
This sequence is a window from Balearica regulorum gibbericeps isolate bBalReg1 chromosome 1, bBalReg1.pri, whole genome shotgun sequence. Protein-coding genes within it:
- the RNF6 gene encoding E3 ubiquitin-protein ligase RNF6 isoform X1, which codes for MGWKMRRPRMHLNGSHKQRKKGQPGIIIMDRSRHHAGNGNEQASSRERSRGEDERQRQLERLSREEAYYQFINELNEEDYRLMRDRNLLGTPGEITAEELQQRLSGAKERLASQNDLDNREGEGRTVGDSDVLGENSNGDSLLEWLNTFRRTGNATRSGQSGNQTWRAVSRTNPNSGEFRFSLEININHEHNSFETASEEYVGIDSSRMYLDRRHQRAVSPVTPRTRSRTAREANSEASGTARTRSVRSSVAQRSDVASQPVSGRLRSRTRELTGLSQTNTTRNNSVATGGQREMSERGTSTGVTRGRARTNVRMSTNQRLEILRLRSTLSSRSRSPLQRQGDTAHSEEHGQRQDTNAQHVNRSRRQTAQPSPQPAEEQARGNTQTPQLSSVAPSLGITLEEEESSRPVAAVRRHPTITLDLQVRRIRPGENRDRDSIASRTRSRVGMAENTVTFESDSGGFRRTISRSERAGIRTYVSTIRIPLRRISETGLGEPSSVALRSILRQIMTGFGELSSLMETESNSEVQRGGHRLPDVQSEQNNSSSANHSSDASEVSSRNGHAVEGSRETNGQSDDIQRFGRNTETQDNRQSQDANNLVENGTLPILRLAHFFLLNEDDDDDRLRGLTKEQIDNLSTRNYGDIHTENEISKTCSVCINEYVTGNKLRQLPCMHEFHIHCIDRWLSENSTCPICRQPVLGSNATDNG
- the RNF6 gene encoding E3 ubiquitin-protein ligase RNF6 isoform X2 is translated as MDRSRHHAGNGNEQASSRERSRGEDERQRQLERLSREEAYYQFINELNEEDYRLMRDRNLLGTPGEITAEELQQRLSGAKERLASQNDLDNREGEGRTVGDSDVLGENSNGDSLLEWLNTFRRTGNATRSGQSGNQTWRAVSRTNPNSGEFRFSLEININHEHNSFETASEEYVGIDSSRMYLDRRHQRAVSPVTPRTRSRTAREANSEASGTARTRSVRSSVAQRSDVASQPVSGRLRSRTRELTGLSQTNTTRNNSVATGGQREMSERGTSTGVTRGRARTNVRMSTNQRLEILRLRSTLSSRSRSPLQRQGDTAHSEEHGQRQDTNAQHVNRSRRQTAQPSPQPAEEQARGNTQTPQLSSVAPSLGITLEEEESSRPVAAVRRHPTITLDLQVRRIRPGENRDRDSIASRTRSRVGMAENTVTFESDSGGFRRTISRSERAGIRTYVSTIRIPLRRISETGLGEPSSVALRSILRQIMTGFGELSSLMETESNSEVQRGGHRLPDVQSEQNNSSSANHSSDASEVSSRNGHAVEGSRETNGQSDDIQRFGRNTETQDNRQSQDANNLVENGTLPILRLAHFFLLNEDDDDDRLRGLTKEQIDNLSTRNYGDIHTENEISKTCSVCINEYVTGNKLRQLPCMHEFHIHCIDRWLSENSTCPICRQPVLGSNATDNG